In Opisthocomus hoazin isolate bOpiHoa1 chromosome 3, bOpiHoa1.hap1, whole genome shotgun sequence, a genomic segment contains:
- the PLEKHF2 gene encoding pleckstrin homology domain-containing family F member 2 produces the protein MVDRLANSEANTRRISIVENCFGAAGQPLTIPGRVLIGEGVLTKLCRKKPKARQFFLFNDILVYGNIVIQKKKYNKQHIIPLENVTIDSIQDEGDLRNGWLIKTPTKSFAVYAATATEKSEWMNHINKCVSDLLSKSGKTPSNEHAAVWVPDSEATVCMRCQKAKFTPVNRRHHCRKCGFVVCGPCSEKRFLLPSQSSKPVRICDFCYDLLSTGEMTACQSTRSDSYSQSPKSSLNDVSDDDDDEDSSD, from the coding sequence ATGGTGGATCGCTTGGCAAACAGCGAGGCAAATACTAGAAGAATAAGTATAGTGGAAAACTGCTTTGGAGCAGCTGGTCAACCTTTGACTATTCCTGGCCGTGTTCTGATTGGAGAGGGAGTGCTAACGAAGCTGTGTAGGAAGAAGCCCAAAGCGAGGCAGTTCTTCTTGTTCAATGACATTCTCGTTTACGGTAACATTGTCATCCAGAAGAAGAAATACAATAAACAGCACATAATCCCACTGGAAAACGTCACTATTGATTCCATACAGGATGAGGGAGACTTGCGGAACGGGTGGCTTATCAAGACACCAACAAAGTCTTTTGCGGTTTACGCTGCCACCGCTACAGAGAAGTCCGAGTGGATGAACCACATAAATAAGTGCGTTTCCGATTTGCTTTCCAAAAGCGGGAAGACTCCTAGCAATGAACATGCAGCTGTCTGGGTACCGGACTCGGAAGCCACTGTGTGCATGCGCTGTCAGAAAGCAAAATTTACGCCTGTCAACCGTCGTCATCACTGTCGCAAGTGCGGCTTTGTGGTGTGCGGGCCTTGCTCTGAAAAGAGGTTTCTTCTCCCGAGCCAGTCTTCCAAGCCCGTGCGAATTTGCGACTTCTGCTATGATCTTCTTTCTACTGGGGAGATGACTGCTTGTCAGTCCACTAGATCGGACTCCTACAGCCAGTCACCTAAATCGTCTTTAAATGATGtatctgatgatgatgatgatgaggacAGTAGTGATTAA